Proteins encoded in a region of the Pangasianodon hypophthalmus isolate fPanHyp1 chromosome 21, fPanHyp1.pri, whole genome shotgun sequence genome:
- the LOC113543091 gene encoding lebercilin-like protein isoform X1 has product MPKEHHSEWRGDNASCRAAEEKGHGGQGDGHDDSFSAPSHRSADEADSPRKDSDQSCFQSFKEEYEEVERTAPLTTRKKLTRKRFKGQNRVGQQHRSNRVPVLAPLKLLDGTSQRIASAHQRHNQQLSNEVWDLQRQLRTTVQENRLLQRLQCRHAAALLHFQDIQGSLPQLLHNHSSEVRALQELLRRAKTHINLLARKLRSTESALLHTRDTLQWLQCLSKDQNLEERETLTQRLTVLTVDLEKKNKRIQDLETNLALSTASFNRQMSSEMRKTMEARDLSRHLEELISNLMQKIKGMEKELANHDIYSHRFLKGSLKKGTKESKFVQTEPLSPIVLETPPLLMQTEYPQKDNEKKPWFHLQEFDASEPAKDRSSEDKLMQKDNEQTSNETPPATEETKLVQTEPLSSIAFETPPLSLQIKYPQKDIEKNAWGFDASKPAKDRSSEDELTHKEKEETSNETPPATEETKLVQTEPLSSIAFETPPLSLQIKYPQKDIEKNAWRFDASKPAKDRSSEDELTHKEKEETSNETPPDIGRTSGTDGIKLEYDAEQEEMTANLTQDLAFEGHNSQDNNDQLVITQSPSTKKATKSLGKNRQQYIFKETILNLHSGTPAYGTSQRSGPRFHRCNKPKATTTVLDTGTYDPSFFVPASTSSMKQEPQPIVRPSNTKKNNLMKELFGQVKLVEQMPDNKLDAGTKSSDPTNLRI; this is encoded by the exons ATGCCCAAGGAACATCACAGCGAATGGCGAGGTGATAATGCAAGCTGTAGAGCAGCTGAAGAAAAGGGGCATGGTGGACAAGGTGACGGACATGACGATTCCTTCAGCGCACCGTCCCACAGATCTGCAGATGAAGCAGACTCTCCCAGAAAAGATTCCGATCAATCCTGTTTTCAGTCGTTCAAAGAGGAGTACGAGGAGGTTGAACGCACTGCACCACTAACCACCCGCAAGAAGTTAACACGAAAGAGGTTCAAAG GTCAAAATAGAGTTGGGCAGCAGCACAGGAGTAACAGGGTACCTGTCCTCGCCCCCCTCAAGCTCCTAGATGGCACCAGTCAACGCATAGCATCAGCCCATCAGAGGCACAACCAGCAGCTGAGCAATGAGGTGTGGGATCTGCAGCGGCAACTGCGCACCACCGTGCAGGAGAATCGGCTACTCCAGCGTCTACAGTGCAGACACGCAGCTGCGCTGCTGCACTTCCAGGACATCCAGGGCAGCCTGCCCCAACTGCTCCATAATCACAGCAGTGAGGTTAGAGCACTCCAGGAGCTCCTGCGCAGAGCTAAAACTCACATCAACCTTCTCGCACGCAAGCTGCGGAGCACAGAGAGCGCACTGCTGCACACCCGCGACACGCTGCAGTGGCTACAGTGCCTCAGCAAGGACCAGAACCTGGAGGAGCGAGAGACCCTGACACAGCGCctcactgtactcactgtgGACTTggagaagaagaacaaaaggaTTCAG GATCTGGAGACAAACCTTGCGCTGAGCACTGCATCATTTAATCGTCAAATGAGCTCGGAAATGAGAAAGACGATGGAAGCCCGAGACCTGTCCCGACATCTGGAGGAATTAATAAGTAATTTAATGCAGAAAATCAAG GGGATGGAGAAAGAATTGGCGAACCATGATATCTACTCGCACAGATTTCTGAAAGGCAGTTTAAAGAAAG GGACAAAAGAAAGCAAATTTGTTCAGACAGAACCTTTGTCACCTATAGTACTTGAAACTCCTCCTCTCCTAATGCAGACAGAGTATCCACAAAAAGACAATGAGAAGAAGCCTTGG TTTCACTTACAGGAGTTTGATGCCAGTGAACCAGCAAAGGACAGGAGCAGTGAGGACAAACTGATGCAGAAAGATAATGAGCAAACCTCTAATGAGACACCTCCTG CGACAGAAGAGACCAAATTAGTTCAAACTGAACCTTTGTCGTCTATAGCATTTGAAACTCCTCCTCTCTCACTGCAGATAAAGTATCCACAGAAAGACATTGAGAAGAACGCTTGG GGATTTGATGCCAGTAAACCAGCAAAGGACAGGAGCAGTGAGGACGAACTGACGCACAAGGAAAAGGAGGAAACCTCTAATGAGACACCTCCTG CGACAGAAGAGACCAAATTAGTTCAAACTGAACCTTTGTCGTCTATAGCATTTGAAACTCCTCCTCTCTCACTGCAGATAAAGTATCCACAGAAAGACATTGAGAAGAACGCTTGG AGATTTGATGCCAGTAAACCAGCAAAGGACAGGAGCAGTGAGGACGAACTGACGCACAAGGAAAAGGAGGAAACCTCTAATGAGACACCTCCTG ACATTGGAAGGACTAGTGGCACTGATGGAATTAAGCTGGAGTATGATGCAGAGCAGGAAGAAATGACAGCCAACCTCACTCAGGACTTAGCATTTGAGGGGCACAATTCACAAGATAATAATGACCAGTTAGTTATCACTCAGTCACCGTCAACAAAAAAGGCCACCAAATCCCTAGGCAAGAATAGACAGCAATACATATTTAAAGAGACCATCCTGAACCTACACAGTGGGACACCTGCTTATGGAACAAGTCAAAGATCTGGACCAAGGTTCCACAGATGTAACAAACCCAAAGCCACTACCACCGTTCTTGACACTGGTACATATGACCCATCATTTTTTGTGCCAGCATCCACATCATCAATGAAGCAGGAGCCACAGCCAATAGTGAGGCCAAGCAATACCAAAAAGAACAACTTGATGAAGGAACTGTTTGGTCAAGTAAAATTGGTTGAGCAGATGCCTGATAATAAACTAGACGCTGGCACTAAATCCTCAGATCCAACTAATCTCAGAATTTAA
- the get1 gene encoding guided entry of tail-anchored proteins factor 1, which translates to MADVGYNWLLVLSSVFVCNLVKTLLPSISSLLTKILQKDAEQEMEMRTEIQNMRLELSSISMMDEFARYARLERKINKMTDKLKTHVKSRTAQQAKMKWIVNIIFYILQAVLMISLIWKYYADPVTVVPSKWISPLERLVAFPSGVAGGVGITCWLVVCNKVVAIGIHAFS; encoded by the exons ATGGCTGACGTCGGATACAACTGGCTGCTGGTCCTGAGCTCGGTTTTTGTGTGTAATCTCGTCAAAACGTTATTACCATCCATTTCCTCACTT CTCACAAAGATCCTGCAGAAAGATGCTGAGCAGGAAATGGAGATGCGAACAGAAATCCAGAACATGAGGTTGGAGCTTTCGTCTATAAGCATGATGGATGAATTCGCCAGGTATGCAAGGCTGGAGCGCAAGATAAACAAGATGACAGACAAGCTGAAAACTCATG TGAAATCAAGAACGGCTCAGCAGGCTAAAATGAAATGGATTGTCAACATCATTTTCTACATTCTTCAA GCGGTTCTCATGATCTCACTTATCTGGAAGTATTATGCAGACCCAGTCACTGTGGTTCCCAGCAAGTGGATTTCACCACTGGAAAGACTTGTAGCTTTTCCATCTGGAGTTGCAG GTGGTGTTGGGATAACGTGCTGGTTGGTGGTCTGCAACAAAGTAGTAGCCATTGGCATTCATGCTTTTAGCTAA
- the LOC113543091 gene encoding lebercilin-like protein isoform X2, with protein MPKEHHSEWRGDNASCRAAEEKGHGGQGDGHDDSFSAPSHRSADEADSPRKDSDQSCFQSFKEEYEEVERTAPLTTRKKLTRKRFKGQNRVGQQHRSNRVPVLAPLKLLDGTSQRIASAHQRHNQQLSNEVWDLQRQLRTTVQENRLLQRLQCRHAAALLHFQDIQGSLPQLLHNHSSEVRALQELLRRAKTHINLLARKLRSTESALLHTRDTLQWLQCLSKDQNLEERETLTQRLTVLTVDLEKKNKRIQDLETNLALSTASFNRQMSSEMRKTMEARDLSRHLEELISNLMQKIKGMEKELANHDIYSHRFLKGSLKKGTKESKFVQTEPLSPIVLETPPLLMQTEYPQKDNEKKPWEFDASEPAKDRSSEDKLMQKDNEQTSNETPPATEETKLVQTEPLSSIAFETPPLSLQIKYPQKDIEKNAWGFDASKPAKDRSSEDELTHKEKEETSNETPPATEETKLVQTEPLSSIAFETPPLSLQIKYPQKDIEKNAWRFDASKPAKDRSSEDELTHKEKEETSNETPPDIGRTSGTDGIKLEYDAEQEEMTANLTQDLAFEGHNSQDNNDQLVITQSPSTKKATKSLGKNRQQYIFKETILNLHSGTPAYGTSQRSGPRFHRCNKPKATTTVLDTGTYDPSFFVPASTSSMKQEPQPIVRPSNTKKNNLMKELFGQVKLVEQMPDNKLDAGTKSSDPTNLRI; from the exons ATGCCCAAGGAACATCACAGCGAATGGCGAGGTGATAATGCAAGCTGTAGAGCAGCTGAAGAAAAGGGGCATGGTGGACAAGGTGACGGACATGACGATTCCTTCAGCGCACCGTCCCACAGATCTGCAGATGAAGCAGACTCTCCCAGAAAAGATTCCGATCAATCCTGTTTTCAGTCGTTCAAAGAGGAGTACGAGGAGGTTGAACGCACTGCACCACTAACCACCCGCAAGAAGTTAACACGAAAGAGGTTCAAAG GTCAAAATAGAGTTGGGCAGCAGCACAGGAGTAACAGGGTACCTGTCCTCGCCCCCCTCAAGCTCCTAGATGGCACCAGTCAACGCATAGCATCAGCCCATCAGAGGCACAACCAGCAGCTGAGCAATGAGGTGTGGGATCTGCAGCGGCAACTGCGCACCACCGTGCAGGAGAATCGGCTACTCCAGCGTCTACAGTGCAGACACGCAGCTGCGCTGCTGCACTTCCAGGACATCCAGGGCAGCCTGCCCCAACTGCTCCATAATCACAGCAGTGAGGTTAGAGCACTCCAGGAGCTCCTGCGCAGAGCTAAAACTCACATCAACCTTCTCGCACGCAAGCTGCGGAGCACAGAGAGCGCACTGCTGCACACCCGCGACACGCTGCAGTGGCTACAGTGCCTCAGCAAGGACCAGAACCTGGAGGAGCGAGAGACCCTGACACAGCGCctcactgtactcactgtgGACTTggagaagaagaacaaaaggaTTCAG GATCTGGAGACAAACCTTGCGCTGAGCACTGCATCATTTAATCGTCAAATGAGCTCGGAAATGAGAAAGACGATGGAAGCCCGAGACCTGTCCCGACATCTGGAGGAATTAATAAGTAATTTAATGCAGAAAATCAAG GGGATGGAGAAAGAATTGGCGAACCATGATATCTACTCGCACAGATTTCTGAAAGGCAGTTTAAAGAAAG GGACAAAAGAAAGCAAATTTGTTCAGACAGAACCTTTGTCACCTATAGTACTTGAAACTCCTCCTCTCCTAATGCAGACAGAGTATCCACAAAAAGACAATGAGAAGAAGCCTTGG GAGTTTGATGCCAGTGAACCAGCAAAGGACAGGAGCAGTGAGGACAAACTGATGCAGAAAGATAATGAGCAAACCTCTAATGAGACACCTCCTG CGACAGAAGAGACCAAATTAGTTCAAACTGAACCTTTGTCGTCTATAGCATTTGAAACTCCTCCTCTCTCACTGCAGATAAAGTATCCACAGAAAGACATTGAGAAGAACGCTTGG GGATTTGATGCCAGTAAACCAGCAAAGGACAGGAGCAGTGAGGACGAACTGACGCACAAGGAAAAGGAGGAAACCTCTAATGAGACACCTCCTG CGACAGAAGAGACCAAATTAGTTCAAACTGAACCTTTGTCGTCTATAGCATTTGAAACTCCTCCTCTCTCACTGCAGATAAAGTATCCACAGAAAGACATTGAGAAGAACGCTTGG AGATTTGATGCCAGTAAACCAGCAAAGGACAGGAGCAGTGAGGACGAACTGACGCACAAGGAAAAGGAGGAAACCTCTAATGAGACACCTCCTG ACATTGGAAGGACTAGTGGCACTGATGGAATTAAGCTGGAGTATGATGCAGAGCAGGAAGAAATGACAGCCAACCTCACTCAGGACTTAGCATTTGAGGGGCACAATTCACAAGATAATAATGACCAGTTAGTTATCACTCAGTCACCGTCAACAAAAAAGGCCACCAAATCCCTAGGCAAGAATAGACAGCAATACATATTTAAAGAGACCATCCTGAACCTACACAGTGGGACACCTGCTTATGGAACAAGTCAAAGATCTGGACCAAGGTTCCACAGATGTAACAAACCCAAAGCCACTACCACCGTTCTTGACACTGGTACATATGACCCATCATTTTTTGTGCCAGCATCCACATCATCAATGAAGCAGGAGCCACAGCCAATAGTGAGGCCAAGCAATACCAAAAAGAACAACTTGATGAAGGAACTGTTTGGTCAAGTAAAATTGGTTGAGCAGATGCCTGATAATAAACTAGACGCTGGCACTAAATCCTCAGATCCAACTAATCTCAGAATTTAA